One region of Corvus moneduloides isolate bCorMon1 chromosome 15, bCorMon1.pri, whole genome shotgun sequence genomic DNA includes:
- the ABLIM3 gene encoding actin-binding LIM protein 3 isoform X8, translating into MEHGRSPRTLLPCAVPGSGVSLPPSPSPAGTSRASSAAQRMEKVEQVPYQQNPYTPGSGSSVIQCYRCGDTCKGEVVRVQSNHFHIRCFTCQVCGCDLAQSGFFFKNQEYICTHDYQQLYGTRCDSCGDFITGEVISALGRTYHPKCFVCSTCRKPFPIGDKVTFSGKDCVCQNCSHSLLSTKPIKIHGPSHCAGCKEEIKQGQSLLALEKQWHVSCFKCQTCGIILTGEYISKDGIPYCESDYHAQFGIKCETCDRYISGRVLEAGGKHYHPTCARCVRCHQMFTEGEEMYLTGSEVWHPICKQAARAEKKLKHRRTSETSISPPGSSIGSPNRVICAKVDNEILNYKDLAALPKIKAIYEVQRPDLISYEPYHRYTSDETLERYSYGESLGTLSPYSQDIFESFDTRQRRASSPGYIDSPTYSRQGMSPTIPRSPHHFYRSGTESGRSSPYYSQLDVRSSTPTSYQAPKHFHIPAAGESNIYRKPPIYKRHDNPSAATKSKTSEDIAQSSKYSPAYSPDPYYHSESEYWSFQGSPKAPRARRFSSGGEEDGYDRGMHKIQSGIGRLILREEMKARSNSYADPWTPPRSSASSREALHTAGYEGSLNGSPRTHYLADSDPLISKSASLPAYRRNGLHRPPSAELFHYDSTNAVNWGMREYKIYPYELLLVKTRGRNQLPKDVDRTRLERHLSQEEFYQIFGMTMAEFDRLALWKRNELKKQARLF; encoded by the exons TTCCCTATCAGCAAAACCCCTACACCCCTGGGAGCGGCTCCTCTGTCATCCAGTGCTACCGCTGTGGGGACACCTGCAAGGGCGAGGTCGTGCGTGTGCAGAGCAACCACTTCCACATCCGCTGCTTCACCTGCCAAG TGTGTGGCTGCGACCTGGCCCAGTCGGGTTTCTTCTTTAAGAACCAGGAGTACATCTGCACCCACGACTACCAGCAGCTCTACGGGACCCGCTGTGACAGCTGTGGGGACTTCATCACCGGCGAGGTcatctctgccctgggcaggacCTACCACCCCAAGTGCTTTgtctgcagcacctgcag GAAGCCGTTCCCCATCGGAGACAAGGTCACGTTCAGCGGGAAGGACTGCGTCTGCCAGAACTGCTCCCACTCCCTCCTCAGCACCAAGCCCATCAAGATCCACGGGCCCAGCC ACTGCGCCGGCTGCAAGGAGGAGATCAAGCAGGGCCAGTCCCTGCTGGCCCTGGAGAAGCAGTGGCACGTCAGCTGCTTCAAGTGCCAAACGTGCGGCATCATCCTCACCGGCGAGTACATCAGCAA GGATGGCATCCCGTACTGCGAGTCCGACTACCACGCCCAGTTCGGCATCAAGTGCGAGACCTGTGACCGCTACATCAGCGGCCGTGTCCTGGAG gcaggagggaagcaCTACCACCCCACCTGTGCCAGATGTGTGCGCTGCCACCAGATGTtcacagagggagaggagatgtACCTGACAG GCTCTGAAGTGTGGCACCCCATCTGCAagcaggcagccagagcagagaagaagctgaag CACAGGAGGACGTCGGAAACCTCAATCTCCCCCCCTGGCTCCAGCATCGGCTCCCCAAACCGTGTCATCTGC GCTAAAGTGGATAATGAGATCCTTAATTACAAAGACCTGGCAGCTCTTCCCAAGATTAAAGCCATCTATGAAGTGCAGCGTCCTGACCTCATTTCCTACGAGCCCTATCACAGATACACGTCGGATGAGACGCTGGAGAGATATAGCTATGGGGAG tcCCTGGGGACCCTCTCCCCATACTCACAG GACATCTTCGAGAGCTTTGACACGCGGCAGAGACGAGCCTCCAGCCCCGGCTACATCGACTCCCCCACCTACAGCCGCCAGGGCATGTCCCCCACCATCCCCAGGTCCCCCCACCATTTCTATCGCTCAG GCACCGAGAGCGGGCGCAGCTCCCCCTACTATAGCCAGTTAGATGTGAGGTCCTCCACTCCAACCTCATACCAAGCGCCCAAGCATTTCCACATCCCAG CTGCTGGCGAGAGTAACATCTACAGGAAGCCCCCCATCTACAAGCGCCACG ACAACCCCTCCGCAGCCACGAAAAGCAAAACCAGCGAGGACATCGCGCAGTCATCCAAGTACAGCCCTGCCTACTCCCCGGACCCCTACTACCACTCCGAGTCGGAGTACTGGTCCTTCCAAGGCTCACCCAAAG CTCCCCGGGCCCGGAGGTTCTCGTCAGGTGGTGAAGAGGATGGGTACGACCGGGGCATGCACAAG ATCCAGAGTGGCATCGGGAGGCTGatcctgagggaggagatgaaGGCTCGCTCCAACTCCTACGCAGACCCCTGGACACCCCCTcgcagctcagccagcagcagagaggccctgcacACCGCGGGCTACGAGGGCTCCCTCAACGGCT CTCCCCGAACCCACTACCTGGCTGACAGCG ATCCCCTCATTTCTAAGTCGGCCTCCCTCCCTGCCTACAGGAGGAATGGGCTGCACAGG CCTCCCAGCGCGGAGCTTTTCCACTACGACAGCACCAATGCCGTCAACTGGGGGATGCGAG agTACAAG ATTTACCCCTACGAGCTGCTCCTGGTGAAGACGAGGGGGAGGAACCAGCTGCCCAAAGATGTGGACAGGACTCGGTTAGAG AGGCACCTGTCCCAGGAGGAATTCTACCAGATCTTCGGGATGACCATGGCCGAGTTCGACCGCCTGGCGCTGTGGAAGAGGAACGAGCTGAAGAAGCAGGCCCGGCTGTTTTAA